The following are encoded together in the Streptomyces sp. NBC_00358 genome:
- a CDS encoding transglycosylase family protein, which translates to MSACADSTHENSHKARTANRTRTTAVLAGAALLAPLGLLAATGQAAAADSGVWDRIAQCESGGNWHINTGNGYYGGLQFSAGTWRAYGGSAYAPTADRASRGAQIAVASKVQSAQGWGAWPTCSARAGAYGSAPGSPGAGSATGSATTRSAPKSAPAPRSAPAKREPAKTPARPSGHVGRGSSRGDYTVRQGDTLSAIAARHGTTWRKIYAANTSVIGGDPDLIVPGQRLDI; encoded by the coding sequence ATGTCCGCATGTGCCGACAGCACTCACGAGAACAGTCATAAGGCTCGTACGGCGAACAGGACACGTACGACGGCGGTCCTCGCCGGGGCGGCACTGCTCGCCCCGCTCGGACTCCTCGCAGCGACCGGCCAGGCCGCCGCGGCCGACAGTGGAGTGTGGGACCGCATCGCCCAGTGCGAGAGCGGCGGCAACTGGCACATCAACACCGGCAACGGCTACTACGGGGGACTCCAGTTCTCCGCCGGCACATGGCGCGCCTACGGTGGCTCGGCGTACGCGCCGACCGCCGACCGGGCGTCCAGGGGCGCGCAGATAGCCGTCGCGAGCAAGGTCCAGAGCGCGCAGGGGTGGGGGGCCTGGCCCACCTGCTCGGCCCGAGCGGGGGCCTACGGAAGCGCGCCCGGCTCCCCGGGTGCCGGGTCGGCCACGGGCTCCGCGACCACCAGGTCGGCACCGAAGTCCGCGCCCGCGCCCCGGTCCGCCCCGGCGAAGCGGGAGCCGGCGAAGACGCCGGCCCGTCCGTCGGGCCATGTCGGCCGCGGTTCGTCCCGCGGCGACTACACCGTCCGCCAGGGCGACACCCTCAGTGCCATCGCCGCGCGGCACGGGACCACCTGGCGGAAGATCTACGCCGCCAACACGTCCGTCATCGGCGGTGATCCCGACCTGATCGTGCCCGGGCAGCGGCTCGACATCTGA
- a CDS encoding LysM peptidoglycan-binding domain-containing protein — MSFMPSERNLPTTRTAAGPPGGRVRYAAVAAAALAALVPQSAAAVPPPPLPGPRAARTAYDCANDEWPWTCLAECESSGHWHANTGNGYYGGLQFWQSTWVAFGGLAYAPRADLATRAQQIKVGKNVQAVQGWGAWPECSRTYGLQGPFHVVKSGETLASIARKYRVKGGWQTLYTVNRKKIGSSPNRLVKGIRLVIPKATGAARSEAPALFGPSLDPAVRRSAPPSRPPLR; from the coding sequence ATGTCCTTCATGCCGAGCGAGCGGAACCTGCCGACCACGCGGACCGCGGCCGGACCGCCGGGCGGACGGGTGCGGTACGCGGCCGTGGCCGCCGCCGCACTGGCCGCCCTCGTGCCCCAGAGCGCGGCCGCCGTGCCGCCGCCCCCGCTTCCGGGCCCCCGGGCCGCCCGGACGGCCTACGACTGCGCCAACGACGAGTGGCCCTGGACCTGTCTCGCCGAGTGCGAGAGCAGCGGGCACTGGCACGCGAACACCGGGAACGGCTACTACGGGGGCCTCCAGTTCTGGCAGTCCACCTGGGTCGCGTTCGGGGGACTCGCGTACGCTCCCCGCGCCGATCTCGCCACCCGCGCCCAGCAGATCAAGGTCGGCAAGAACGTGCAGGCGGTCCAGGGGTGGGGCGCCTGGCCCGAGTGTTCCCGGACGTACGGACTGCAGGGCCCCTTCCATGTGGTGAAGAGCGGCGAGACGCTTGCCTCGATCGCCCGCAAGTACCGGGTCAAGGGCGGCTGGCAGACCCTCTACACGGTCAACAGGAAGAAGATCGGCAGCAGTCCGAACCGGCTGGTCAAGGGCATCCGGCTCGTCATTCCGAAGGCCACGGGCGCCGCCCGGAGCGAGGCCCCCGCCCTGTTCGGCCCGTCCCTGGACCCGGCGGTGCGCCGCTCCGCGCCGCCGTCTCGGCCGCCTCTCCGCTGA
- a CDS encoding ABC transporter ATP-binding protein, which translates to MSIALRDARVRYGPMEALHGVTLVAPGPGLTVLLGRNGSGRTTVLRALAGAVPLSAGAVVWDGADVTRLPAYERARRGLCLVPERRAVFGSLTVRENLELAGADLTAVLDAYPRLAPLLPRRAGTLSGGEQRMLALSRALSARVRVVLVDEPAQGMSPAVAARTYALLGALDACVVVAEQRLPPGLRERTGRTTYVHELRRGAVVFSGEAAETAARSGAPPGPGTGRTGRGPRSGRRPWPSE; encoded by the coding sequence ATGAGCATCGCCCTGCGCGACGCGCGCGTACGCTACGGGCCCATGGAGGCCCTGCACGGCGTGACCCTGGTCGCGCCCGGCCCCGGCCTCACCGTCCTGCTGGGCCGCAACGGCTCCGGCCGTACGACCGTGCTGCGCGCCCTCGCGGGAGCCGTGCCGCTGTCCGCGGGCGCCGTCGTCTGGGACGGCGCCGACGTGACACGCCTGCCCGCGTACGAGCGGGCCCGGCGCGGACTGTGCCTCGTCCCGGAACGCCGGGCCGTGTTCGGTTCCCTGACCGTCCGGGAGAACCTGGAGCTGGCGGGGGCCGACCTCACGGCCGTCCTGGACGCCTACCCGCGGCTGGCCCCGCTCCTCCCCCGCCGCGCCGGCACCCTCTCCGGCGGCGAACAGCGCATGCTCGCCCTCTCCCGCGCCCTGTCCGCCCGCGTACGCGTGGTGCTCGTCGACGAACCCGCGCAGGGCATGTCGCCGGCGGTCGCGGCCCGGACGTACGCGCTGCTCGGCGCCCTCGACGCGTGCGTGGTGGTCGCCGAGCAGCGGCTGCCGCCGGGGCTGCGCGAGCGGACGGGCCGGACGACGTACGTCCATGAACTGCGCCGCGGCGCGGTCGTGTTCAGCGGAGAGGCGGCCGAGACGGCGGCGCGGAGCGGCGCACCGCCGGGTCCAGGGACGGGCCGAACAGGGCGGGGGCCTCGCTCCGGGCGGCGCCCGTGGCCTTCGGAATGA
- a CDS encoding ABC transporter permease subunit, which yields MSSLTYDLTLAGLSVGGAAALTGIGLVVTYRATGVLNFAHGAIAMVCAYLLRQFTVEWGWPLALGASVTLLLVAPAIGMALERFVFRPLSLLGGDPAQTLVASIGVFVLLVGGAALVWGTGARADAPTLVSADPWGQLAVAAALVAGVGAVTRWTRFGTELRAVVDDRPLAVLGGIDADRVAAAGWAFGSFTAGLTGVLLAPYVRLDPYGLPLLVMEVMAVAVAARMRSLPVAVAVALGIGVAQSQLTRLHPSGWAEPLLQAVGANLFVVALLVAALVLPGIGTRDALPRTAPARVRTPSGTWAVAVVLFLLPLGFAGSDLHTSVQVPALGVVLLSLVVVTGRGGQISLGQAAYAGLGALFTALLAAGRFPGVPRLPELAALAVAVLLVAPLGVLTGWPAIERHGLALAVATFAVGVGVSRFVFAQPYAVSGLSLARPAGFGDDRAYYALELLLLAAALLAAHTLRRGRTGRALAAMRDHEAGASAAGVRVPALKLTAFVAGAALAALGGGMLGMGVRAFDATAYDPVRGLLWFAAVVVLGADSVLGALAAAALLVGLDAGARGGVAAALIGLLAVLVGRFPEGPYAALRATTSRLRLHRRATLTPLGERVRRYLLRPDVTRPGTLAPRAPTGAVPLTAPGRTSEPPALPVTAEALSHSGPPGPTTPADRSGPPASRCPGEGGRGPDNPPDARRPVDSARPARQAPPARQPRPGRPSRPGPASTAPGSGPTPAGPAGPPDRPARAEPPAPPVTAGSPGRPGATRPAAEGTGRRVPAPPSPLTARRLRVAYGGFTALDGVSVDIPAGRVTAVVGPNGAGKSTLFHCLAGTLRPSGGQVLLGGRDITRLAAHARTRLGIARTFQQLAVFPSLTVAENVRVGAEQGRACGPEPVERTLRLLGLDGPVRSLPAAGLPTGTLRRVELARALAGSPRVLLLDEPAAGLDAAEVTALARVLRALAADGTALLVVEHDLDLVADLAHTVHVMAAGRIVASGPADRVLDTRTGG from the coding sequence ATGTCCTCGCTGACGTACGACCTCACTCTCGCCGGGCTCTCGGTCGGCGGTGCCGCCGCGCTCACCGGGATCGGGCTCGTCGTCACCTACCGCGCCACCGGCGTGCTCAACTTCGCGCACGGCGCGATCGCGATGGTGTGCGCGTATCTGCTGCGCCAGTTCACGGTCGAGTGGGGCTGGCCGCTCGCGCTCGGCGCCTCGGTGACCCTGCTGCTGGTCGCCCCGGCCATCGGCATGGCCCTGGAGCGCTTCGTCTTCCGCCCGCTGTCCCTCCTCGGCGGCGACCCGGCGCAGACCCTCGTCGCCTCCATCGGCGTGTTCGTGCTGCTGGTCGGCGGGGCGGCGCTGGTGTGGGGAACCGGGGCGCGGGCGGACGCGCCGACGCTGGTGTCGGCCGATCCATGGGGGCAGTTGGCGGTGGCCGCGGCGCTGGTGGCGGGCGTGGGCGCGGTGACACGCTGGACCCGCTTCGGCACGGAACTGCGGGCCGTCGTCGACGACCGCCCGCTCGCGGTGCTCGGCGGGATCGACGCGGACCGGGTGGCCGCGGCGGGCTGGGCCTTCGGCTCGTTCACGGCGGGCCTGACCGGCGTGCTCCTCGCACCGTACGTGCGGCTCGATCCGTACGGGCTGCCGCTGCTCGTCATGGAGGTGATGGCGGTCGCCGTGGCGGCCCGGATGCGCAGTCTCCCGGTCGCCGTCGCCGTCGCCCTCGGCATCGGTGTCGCCCAGAGCCAGTTGACCCGGCTGCACCCCTCGGGCTGGGCGGAGCCGCTGCTCCAGGCCGTCGGCGCCAATCTCTTCGTGGTCGCGCTGCTGGTCGCCGCGCTCGTGCTGCCCGGCATCGGCACCCGCGACGCGCTCCCGCGCACGGCGCCGGCCCGCGTGCGGACACCGTCCGGGACGTGGGCCGTCGCCGTCGTCCTGTTCCTGCTGCCCCTCGGCTTCGCCGGCTCGGACCTGCACACGTCGGTGCAGGTGCCCGCGCTCGGCGTCGTCCTGCTGTCCCTGGTCGTGGTCACCGGCCGCGGTGGCCAGATCTCGCTGGGGCAGGCCGCGTACGCCGGTCTGGGCGCCCTCTTCACGGCGCTGCTGGCCGCGGGCCGCTTCCCCGGGGTGCCGCGGCTGCCCGAACTGGCCGCGCTGGCGGTGGCCGTGCTCCTGGTGGCCCCGCTCGGTGTACTGACCGGGTGGCCGGCCATCGAACGGCACGGCCTGGCGCTCGCGGTGGCCACCTTCGCGGTGGGCGTGGGCGTCAGCCGCTTCGTCTTCGCGCAGCCGTACGCGGTGTCCGGCCTCTCCCTGGCCCGCCCGGCCGGGTTCGGCGACGACCGCGCGTACTACGCACTCGAACTCCTCCTGCTGGCCGCCGCGCTGCTCGCCGCGCACACGCTGCGCCGGGGCCGGACGGGCCGTGCCCTGGCGGCCATGCGGGACCACGAGGCGGGCGCGTCGGCGGCGGGCGTCCGGGTCCCGGCCCTGAAGCTGACCGCGTTCGTCGCGGGTGCCGCGCTGGCCGCGCTGGGCGGCGGCATGCTCGGCATGGGCGTGCGCGCCTTCGACGCCACCGCGTACGACCCCGTGCGCGGCCTCCTCTGGTTCGCGGCGGTGGTCGTGCTCGGTGCCGACAGCGTCCTCGGCGCGCTCGCCGCCGCGGCTCTGCTGGTCGGGCTCGACGCGGGGGCACGCGGCGGGGTGGCGGCCGCCCTGATCGGTCTCCTCGCCGTCCTCGTCGGCCGCTTCCCCGAGGGCCCCTACGCGGCTCTGCGGGCGACGACGTCCCGGCTCCGGCTGCATCGCCGGGCCACCCTGACACCCCTGGGAGAGCGCGTGCGGCGGTATCTGCTCCGGCCGGACGTGACACGGCCCGGGACGCTCGCGCCGCGGGCACCCACGGGCGCGGTGCCCCTGACCGCCCCCGGCCGGACATCCGAGCCCCCGGCGCTCCCCGTGACGGCCGAGGCCCTGAGCCACTCCGGCCCACCCGGGCCGACCACGCCCGCGGACCGCTCAGGCCCGCCCGCCTCGCGCTGCCCGGGCGAGGGCGGCCGGGGGCCGGACAACCCGCCGGACGCGCGGCGGCCGGTGGACAGTGCGCGCCCGGCACGGCAGGCGCCCCCCGCACGGCAGCCGCGACCGGGCCGCCCGTCCCGACCGGGACCGGCGTCCACGGCGCCGGGCTCCGGTCCGACTCCCGCGGGACCGGCCGGCCCGCCCGACCGCCCGGCGCGGGCCGAGCCCCCGGCTCCCCCCGTGACGGCCGGGTCTCCTGGCAGGCCCGGTGCGACGAGGCCGGCGGCGGAGGGCACCGGGCGCCGGGTCCCGGCTCCGCCGTCCCCGCTGACCGCCCGTCGGCTGCGCGTCGCGTACGGCGGGTTCACCGCTCTCGACGGGGTCTCCGTCGACATCCCGGCAGGACGGGTGACGGCCGTCGTGGGGCCCAACGGGGCCGGGAAGAGCACCCTCTTCCACTGTCTCGCGGGGACCCTGCGCCCCTCCGGCGGGCAGGTGCTGCTGGGAGGGCGGGACATCACCCGGCTGGCCGCGCACGCGCGGACCCGGCTGGGGATCGCGCGGACCTTTCAGCAACTGGCGGTCTTCCCGTCGCTGACCGTGGCCGAGAACGTGCGCGTGGGCGCCGAGCAGGGGCGCGCCTGCGGTCCGGAGCCGGTGGAGCGGACACTGCGGCTGCTCGGTCTCGACGGACCGGTGCGCTCACTGCCCGCGGCGGGGCTGCCGACCGGGACGCTGCGGCGCGTCGAACTCGCCCGGGCGCTCGCCGGGAGCCCGCGGGTGCTGCTGCTCGACGAACCGGCGGCCGGCCTGGACGCCGCCGAGGTCACCGCGCTGGCCCGGGTGCTGCGGGCGCTGGCCGCGGACGGCACGGCCCTCCTGGTCGTCGAGCACGATCTCGATCTGGTCGCCGACCTGGCGCACACCGTCCATGTGATGGCGGCCGGGCGGATCGTCGCCTCGGGGCCCGCCGACCGCGTCCTGGACACGAGGACCGGCGGATGA
- a CDS encoding ABC transporter substrate-binding protein: protein MRRTATGAAVAGLLLLVGTACGSRLPESDFGNRATPTPRQAAAPIRVGIISSATSPVGGSAFTGPRDGAKAYFDRLDARGGIGGRPVEVRLCDDGGSGVGDNTCVHRLIDEDKVVALVATTALDYAGAPQVSHARVPDIGGQPIGPAYDTYPHLYGIYGSLAPRDGTPGWGGTLYGGTEVYRYFKRVQGARAAAVVSYNQSASAAYARLVTQGLRAEGYRVVTEQVDFALPDFRAAAADLKAQGADLVFDALDTHGNARLCKAMDDVGAHVIAKVTNVQNWTSTVPEDYKDAPRCRNALWATGSSRNYEDTGDAAVREFRDATEGLKSPSQWQLEGWAAARWFTDAAKSCAPAEITRACVDAYMDRGRPYSAGGLLIPVTYERLAKPPKTRRACLSVARWRDGRGWVSQGDMNTNCFDVPQIPYRP from the coding sequence GTGCGGCGCACAGCGACCGGCGCCGCCGTCGCGGGACTGCTGCTCCTGGTGGGCACCGCCTGCGGCAGCCGGCTCCCCGAGAGCGACTTCGGGAACCGGGCCACGCCCACTCCCCGTCAGGCCGCCGCGCCGATCCGCGTCGGCATCATCAGCAGCGCCACCAGCCCCGTCGGCGGCTCCGCGTTCACCGGACCGCGGGACGGGGCCAAGGCCTACTTCGACCGGCTCGACGCCCGGGGCGGCATCGGCGGGCGGCCGGTCGAGGTGCGGCTGTGCGACGACGGCGGCAGCGGCGTCGGCGACAACACGTGCGTGCACCGGCTGATCGACGAGGACAAGGTCGTCGCCCTCGTCGCCACCACCGCGCTCGACTACGCGGGCGCCCCCCAGGTGTCCCACGCGCGCGTGCCCGACATCGGCGGCCAGCCCATCGGCCCCGCGTACGACACCTATCCGCATCTCTACGGGATCTACGGCAGCCTCGCGCCGCGCGACGGCACGCCGGGCTGGGGCGGCACCCTGTACGGCGGCACCGAGGTCTACCGCTACTTCAAGCGCGTCCAGGGCGCCCGCGCGGCCGCCGTCGTCTCCTACAACCAGTCCGCGTCCGCCGCCTACGCCAGGCTGGTCACCCAGGGGCTCAGGGCCGAGGGCTACCGGGTCGTCACCGAGCAGGTCGACTTCGCGCTGCCCGACTTCCGGGCCGCGGCGGCCGACCTGAAGGCCCAGGGCGCCGACCTCGTCTTCGACGCCCTCGACACCCACGGCAACGCCCGGCTCTGCAAGGCCATGGACGATGTCGGCGCCCACGTCATCGCCAAGGTCACCAACGTCCAGAACTGGACGTCCACCGTGCCCGAGGACTACAAGGACGCGCCGCGCTGCCGCAACGCGCTGTGGGCCACGGGGTCCAGCCGCAACTACGAGGACACCGGCGACGCCGCCGTACGGGAGTTCCGCGACGCCACCGAGGGGCTGAAGTCCCCTTCCCAGTGGCAACTGGAGGGATGGGCGGCCGCACGGTGGTTCACGGACGCGGCGAAGTCCTGCGCCCCGGCGGAGATCACGCGCGCGTGCGTCGACGCGTACATGGACCGGGGCAGGCCCTACTCGGCCGGCGGGCTGCTGATCCCCGTCACCTACGAGCGGCTGGCCAAGCCGCCGAAGACGCGCCGCGCCTGCCTCTCGGTGGCCCGCTGGCGCGACGGCAGGGGCTGGGTCTCCCAGGGGGACATGAACACGAACTGCTTCGACGTACCGCAGATCCCCTACCGCCCGTGA